In the genome of Cronobacter malonaticus LMG 23826, one region contains:
- a CDS encoding TIGR01212 family radical SAM protein (This family includes YhcC from E. coli K-12, an uncharacterized radical SAM protein.), translated as MQLQKLVNMFGGDLTRRYGQKVHKLSLHGGFSCPNRDGTLGRGGCTFCNVASFADETQQHLSIQQQLAQQAARVDRARRYLAYFQAYTSTFAEVNVLRAMYQQAISQADIVGLCVGTRPDCVPESVLDLLAGYHEQGYEVWLELGLQSAKDKTLHRINRGHDFACYQETTRRARARGLRVCTHLIVGLPGETRSDALLSLERVVETGVDGIKLHPLHIVEGSIMAKAWRAGRLNGIALDEYAVTAGEMIRHTPPDIIYHRISASARRPTLLAPLWCENRWTGMVEIDRYLNQYGAQGSALGRPWRGAPDAL; from the coding sequence ATGCAGTTACAAAAATTAGTCAATATGTTTGGCGGCGACCTGACGCGTCGCTACGGTCAGAAAGTTCATAAGCTGTCATTGCATGGCGGCTTCAGTTGCCCGAACCGCGACGGCACGCTGGGGCGCGGTGGCTGCACTTTCTGTAATGTCGCGTCGTTCGCCGATGAAACCCAGCAGCATCTCTCCATTCAACAACAGCTGGCGCAGCAGGCCGCGCGCGTCGACCGCGCCCGCCGTTACCTTGCCTATTTTCAGGCCTACACCAGCACCTTTGCGGAAGTTAACGTTTTACGCGCCATGTACCAGCAGGCGATAAGCCAGGCGGATATTGTCGGGCTGTGCGTGGGCACGCGTCCCGACTGCGTGCCGGAGAGCGTGCTGGATCTGCTCGCGGGTTACCATGAGCAAGGCTATGAAGTCTGGCTGGAGCTGGGGCTGCAAAGCGCGAAGGATAAAACCCTGCACCGGATAAACCGCGGGCACGATTTCGCCTGTTACCAGGAGACGACGCGTCGGGCGCGGGCTCGCGGGCTTCGGGTTTGTACGCATCTTATCGTCGGGCTGCCGGGCGAAACACGTAGCGACGCGCTGCTCTCGCTTGAGCGCGTGGTAGAGACCGGTGTGGATGGCATTAAGCTGCATCCGCTGCATATCGTCGAGGGCAGCATTATGGCGAAAGCCTGGCGGGCCGGGCGGCTTAACGGCATCGCGCTGGATGAGTATGCCGTCACGGCGGGTGAGATGATCCGCCATACGCCGCCGGACATCATCTACCATCGTATTTCCGCCAGCGCCCGCCGTCCGACCTTACTCGCGCCGCTGTGGTGCGAGAACCGCTGGACCGGCATGGTGGAAATTGACCGCTATCTTAACCAGTATGGTGCGCAGGGATCGGCGCTCGGTCGCCCCTGGCGCGGCGCGCCTGACGCCCTTTAA